CGTAGCACATTCACTTCTGCTTATACCTTTTGTGCATGgaaatatggaaataaatgaTGGAATAAAACTTTTAAAAGCCTTAATGTTGAAAACCAGAAATGTTCTGAAATATCCAGAGAATAGAATGTCTGTTTCAGAAAGTACGTTGGATCTTCTGCCTTTGcgtttttattttactttaacgTTGTTACtctaatttattttattttattttatcttattctAAGCCTGCAATATGCGAGAGTATAGAAAAACTGACAACAATAATGACATTGACAACAAGAATAATTCTAACAAAGAATTAAATAAAACTTATTATTTTCTTTGATCAAGGGCATCCCAAGAGACCTAGACGAAATCTTGAAATCAGGtgagaaaacacacacacacacacacacacacacacacaaacaaacacacacacattcacacacacctcacatacacacacatacacacatacacacacacacacatacacacgcacgcacacacacacacacgaacgcacacacacatacacacacctcacatacacacacatacacacacatacacgcacacacatacacacgcacgcacgcacacatcaTGATTGTATATGTAACGTGGGTGCACTCTAGGTTtatgaaatactagtatcttcacagggagctcaggctcagttagttttgtttacaaatacaagtaaacaaacaaacaaacaaaacacaaaaatgaataaacaagtaaacaagcaaacaaaaacataaagcAATAAACCGATAAATGTAGATAAACACATgaatgaacaacaacaacaacgcaaatgcaaacaaacaaacaaacaaacaaacaaacaaacaaacaaataaataaataaataaataaataaacaaacaaatattgacacacacacacccctaTAAATTAGTCACCATCAGAGATACCCCtatctccattggtgactatttgggggtaggtttgtttgtttgtttgtgtgttggttggtttgttgttgtttattcgtgtatttatctactcatttatcggtttatttgtttatgtttttgtttgtatatatatatatttgtttgtttacttgtttttttgtatttgtaaactgtaAGATACTGACCTGACCTTATATCTTTCGATATAATGTTGTATGCACTTATCAGTCACTTATGTATGCGATGGTCACATCGCTTTTATTTTTCATCACCGCCTACAGCTAATACGTTTGACATCACGAATGGTATAAGGAACATTGCCGAAAGAAAGGTAAGTTACTTGCAGCAGTAAATGGCGAGATGACCTCATTAGCCATTCATCTTAAGAGAGCTTGCCATATCCCATCACAACCAAGTCATTATACTTAAAGTAGTGAATTTCAAACATATATATTGTGGACAAGTATTCTCTTCTCACTACTACGATGACATTGCTCAtattcccatatctttgaattTGGCATTCTGGACAGAAATTTGGAGTAGTCGTCATCTGGCTTGACAGATATTGATTCGTTCCATTGTCTGGCTAGACACAAATGTAAGATTCCTCAGTGTTAGAAGGCCCAACATGACAAATCGACTCACACTTTCCAACTGTCACTAGTTTGCAATTCCAATTATGGAAAATTGTATAGAATTATTTTTACCCTATTTTCACAGACAGAGCTGCAGTGTAATTATGAGGAAACCATAGATGGCAGTGAGCCAAAACTAAATGAGGTGAGTTTTAATTATTGTATGATTTAGAGTCTATTCTTTGCATGATGTCAAGGTTCACATGGGTTAAAAGCTTCTTGAAAGtcatgttgattttgtttgcGTGCGGGGGGTGGTGTGGATGGGGTGGTTCGATAACATGGGAAACGTGTGCATACTTTAGCAATACCTTCACAACATCAGAATAAAGGTAACTGACCGCATGCATAATTGTGATAGATGTTTTAACCTTACCTCATTCTCACCTGAAATTTTTGGGGGAGATATAAGGaatcggtcagtttcttcggcctatGGGTGTGCGATGGATTTGTAGGGGGGTCACCATGTTTTTAATATTGGCAGTAGGGGCGgaggtcatgctgttttgaaaattggggatggggggggggggtcattgtgttttggattgtgatgggagaaaattttttttttctacaatggcatatagccttgtctgaaatgtagtacatgtaaatatttgttgttgtccCAGTTTCTTagtcttacatgaattctttaattttacttattagttcaaacataactatacatatacatatacatatacatatgcatatacatatacatgtattacctagctaccacactagttacagaacaatatgtcatgtaaattcttggctgtttcacaatcaatgcttcaattatatgcactttggggcaaaagtgaacttgaaggtttcgtaatggtaatcttcaaacttaagatagtttataaaagaaattaatctaaattgttctactcttcagtatgaacttgtcagaggggattaatacactttctatttcggacactacatgttattgacactacaaatcaccacatctaaGCAGATTCCCGTTACTGTTAGACACTAGTTACATTAGGTATGACCACCtgaagttctctaacataccggtgactttactatacatgcaatattactGCCCCTACACCAATGTTGCGgccccatttttatgtgacatgggaaactcatttaaaactcatttaaaaccggctggagaaactgaccggtccctaacaatcatgaacactaaaatgacaaaCTATGCCCCTATGAGTCACAACATCAATTTATTACTTCTTCAGATGCGATGGACCACATATGGTCACCAGGTCTATGAAGAAGACTTAGCAATGATAGGCATAAGGCGAAGTGAGGAAGATATGAAGGTATTAAAACAACTGTGTCATGAACATGTTGTAGAAACAAAGTTCATGGCTAATATGCAGGTGAGTGGAGTTGGTCTACACTCTGTGTTGGTCTGTCTCTTTTCCAGTGGGCCTACTTTGTGAAAAGAATCTCAATTTTTAAACCAGTATTTGAGAATTTTCTTTCTTTGAAGTACTTTGTTTTATCTTTTGCCGTGTTCTTATTTTTTCCCTGCTTAATACTAGCTATAGAGAAATACATTTGAACAGAAATACAAGGGTCTATACCCTGGACGTACCACGTCACCAAAATGCGCGTCTGTCCACGTCATTAGATCTTGAAATGTGATGTTCGataacttttgaaatgtttttcatAAGTTACACTTGCGCATATTTACTagtattcaatatttttcaagGATTCTTTAGCCCTACTTGTATGGCTGTAGTGTACACCgggggtgggatgggggggggggggagttaagCCACGGaccttgtattttaatatgtacattcaaATTCAAAGACCCACACAAGCCATGCAGGCAGGGCTAAGGGTTTTTTCACTACGAGTCGAAGACAAGTAATGTCGAGCTcccttaggttactcgtattttccttggcagaCCTAAGTATTGGAGAGTAGTTTTCAtgttagtctatctgctagacctcggatgttcttccgatgcaatacgacacacgaccgaacatcgctatcaagCCCTCACtacgaacttcgttcgcttatcgtatcggaagaaagcccgaacttCTAGCAGCAAGACTCTGTTCATGTCCCTCTCGATCTTTTCATCAGACCACTGTAGTCTGAGCTCTAACTCTCCCCTGTTATCTTTATAATCTTCTTCTTGGTCCTGCCGTTGATGTCGCTGTTCATATTCAAGAATTcagaaatgaataaaacatagtTGGCTGTTGACAATTTTTGAATTATTTCTTTCACAGTTATCACTTCAATTCTCTAAAGACGTATTACGTGGTAATCTCTTAGAGGTTGCGTGTAAGAGAGAAGCGACAACAGtgaatgatttgcataaatacTTAGGTCAGGTGATGGATGCAGTGCAGTATTTACACTCTGAAGGAATCATTCACACAGATCTCAGAGCAAGATATGTACAAGTCAGCATCAATGGAAAGGtaacatctgtctgtctgtctgtctgtctgtctgtgtgtgtgtgtgtgtgtgtgtgtgcgcgtgcacacgtgtgtgtatgtatatgtatgtatgtatgtatgtatgtatgtatgtatgtatgtatgtatgtatgtatgtatgtatgtatgtatgtgcgtgcgtgtgtatatgtctgtctgtctgtatgtatgtatgtatatgtatgtatgtgtgtgtgtatgtgtgtatatatgtatgtatgtatgtatgtatgtatgtatgtatgtgtgtatgtatgtgtgtatgtatgtatgtatggatgtgtgtgtgtatgtatgtatgtatgtatgtatgtatgtatgtatgtatgtatgtgtgtgtgtgtgtatatgtatgtatgtatgtatgtatgtatgtatgtatgtatgtatgtatgtatgtgtgtgtgtatatgtatgtatgtatgtatgtatgtatgtatgtatgtatgtacactaatACTGATTTTGTAATATCAATTATACGTTTAATTAGGTCAAGGTGTGTCGATTAGGTCGAGCAAGTCGTCTCATACAGGGGATTTATGATAAAGACTTGTGGTCTACAGTAGTTGTAAAAGACATGCCTCATGATTCTATAAGATGGTaagaaattttgtgtttctgaTATCACATTTTATATTAAATCATACATTGTTTGGTACATTCATAATTGTAATCACAAGACAGATGGATATTTTTGAACCATGCATATGCGAGCATTCATATgtgaacaacacaacacaacactgtctatcaatgaaatatcaacatcaacGTTACCATGCCACTGTGGGAATAAATTCTCTTTGGTACAAAAAGTCATCGTcattgttgtcgtcgtcgtcgtcgtcgtcgtcgtcgtcatcatcatcatcatcatcatcatcatcatcatcatcatcatcatcatcatcatcatcaccaccaccaccaccaccaccatcaccatcaccatcaccataatcatcatcatcatcatcatcatcattatctccatcatcatcatcatcatcatcatcatcatcatcatcatcatcatcatcaacaacaacaacaacaacaacaacaacgacaacaacaacaacaacaacaacaacaacaacaacaacagtggtGATGATGACAAAACAGTAACGTAACAATGAACATTTCGCACTCGGCAAGCTGCGTCGCACAGAAACTGTTAACTTGAAAATCCAGTGACTAATAATTTCTTTCTCTATCAAGGGCTGCACCAGAAGTTATTGAAAGTGGTATATACTCTCAAGCCTCCGATGTATTCAGTTTTGGAATTGTGTGTTATGAAGTGTTTAATGCGTTCAATCTTGGTACACAGTACAATGAAGATATTGGCTTACCATACTCACATCTATCTTGGAGTCGGGTAAGTATATGTATACCTAAACTGGAGAGAAAAACAGCAGTCACTTTGTTTAATGTTAAACTGTACTGGCTTTGTGCACTTGTTAGGTAGCCTTCGGTAATAGTAGGGCAAATGTTTGGGGTTGTTTCTCTTTTACAAATCGTTGGAGGGCCATATACTAGAAAATGGGGATAAGGGGAGGTCctattttactttgactcattctATTgtctaattttgcatttttttagGATCCCATTGCTGCCACATCATGATTACTGGCTAGGGTACGGGTTAGGGTTCGGGTTAGGTACCTTAATATTAgaccatgtcaatcaaatcgTTGCTGACAACATAACCATGTAGTGAATTAATTGTTAGGTGTGATGTGAAGAGGGAATTCAGTCacagtgggtctcacaggagtgaAACAGTCGGGATAATgtagtggagatgttgaccttggTCCTGACAATATTGGGAGTGTACCCATCTAGTTTCTGGTCTTCTGCTCAGGCAATGAAATCCAAACACAGGCATATATTAATGCAGTGTGAATTTCATACAAATTCACTACCGTGTGATAAATAACCAATACCTTTAAACTTTCAACGTATtggcagcagtgggattaaGTCTTTTAAACCATTGATTTGTGGATTTAAGCATAGGTGTCTATGATTTAAGTGTCCCTTTCCATAATTGACAACATTGAAATATGTTAacaggggagggtcatgttttagagaaagggtATTGAgagagggtcactttttagcacgacgGGGTCATGCAGGGAGGGTAATATTTTACACAACAATTTACCTGGGCCTGATTTCCCCTGTCatcttgtaattactgaaggctctctTAACATGAATGGGTTTTGATATATTGAGGTTGgaaaaacaagacaaaatgaTACACTTTCAACCAAAACTTTTATTCTATTCTCAAACAGATATTGGATTTTTTACAACATGGGGAAACTCTGGCACAACCCAACCACTGCACTGAGTGGTGTTATCGATTGATGAAGAAATGTTGGTGCTATGAACGAATACGACGACCCCACACCTCTGAAATTACTGAGGTCTTCAGGTCCACTGATGGGTAAGATTTGTTTCGACAACATTCTATGTGATGGACAGATACATATAATTATTGTCATGCCAATAGTTGAGCTCTTGTCATCCCTCACTGACACTAGTCATTCTACGGTAACCACATGGAGCACATGAACcgttttacaaacaaacaaacaaacaaacaaaccaaacaaacaaacaaacaaacaaacaaatgaacaagtaaccaacaaataaagaaacaaacaaacaaattaacaagcaacaaataaataaatgcatggGGTATACATAGTTTACATTCGTGTGTGCTTGTATGGATGGATAGTACACccatgtatttgtttgtatgtttatttatttatttatttattgttggttgtttgtttgctcgtttgtttgtttatttatttatttattgtttacttgttatttatttatttgctttttTCTAACACGGTTCTTGGGTTCCCTGTGCAATAACACACGACTTACGGCATGAGTAGTTGGAGGCAAGGAGGAGGGGACATTGGGTGGTGTAGCTGCTATAAAATATGATTACCAGTATACTTTATTACAATATATCCCATTCGTGATATTAGACAGGGTTCCCAAACCACAGCACAACCACTGAAATAAGCAAATTTACTGCAATGTCAGAATGTACCAAACATTACGCTTTCGTATAACAAAAGGGATAATTTTTATAtcgttttcttcttttttcttgggGTGGGGGTTGTCTGGAGCACCTTCACATGCTGTAATTATCCATGGAGTTGCCAACCCCCTCGCCAACGCCACTCCGGGTGCATCCCTCATTAGTATAATGAATAAAAAGAGAAAAGCATGATACATATAGTTATTATAAAACTGTACTGGTATCTTTTACAGGGACGAATGGAATTGTCCGTTGTTGAAAAGGTTCAAGGGTGAAAGAGATGGTATATATACGAAGACAGTAAGACCCCTCCCGCCACTTCCAACAACACCACAACCAGATTCGAAAAGGTTGGCTTCTAGATTTCGTATAGAAGAAGCCTTGGAGAATGAATTACAAGATGCTGAGTTTTATGAGAAGGGGTCAATAAAACACCAAAGGGCCGAGAACATCGATCCAGAGAAACCATATGGTAGTTCACCACTAAGGGTAAAACATTCGAGGGAGAGTCAGTACGACTCTCGTGATACACTCTCGCGTTCCAGTGTTGCCTCCTCTGTCATTTCAACAAATATAGGTCACACGAAACAAAACCCTTTGTATGCGAATCAACATACATTGGTTGTTACCGAACTTCGAGAACGCAACATGAACTGTCGTTCTCCAGGTTTCCAAAGTGATGAATCAAGGAAAGTGCCTGGTGTCCCTGCTTTATATCCTCATGGTGCACGACCTAAGACAGGAAAGGCACCTGCAAGCAACATGGCAAGGAGAAGGTTCTATCAAGATGATCTGGAACCTCGCTACACTAAACCCCCTGAGAGAGATGCTAGTGAAAACCAGAGATTCTCAGTATCTTTTGACGACCCTGATTACGTCTTGTCTATTAAAGAGATTCCATTCGATACTCAAGTTATACCTGATCTAAGTGAGGGATCTACAAACAGAAGTTACAACCAGGGAAATCCAGTTTACGCAAAGATACagaaaaaggaaaagaaagttTCCAAACAGCACATGTCTGTAAATAATAACCAACAACACTACAGAAATAGAATGTCGCCTGCCACTGATGATGCATCAAGTGAAGTCAGCGCGGAATCAACGGCTGGAGACAATGttctcctttttttttaaaagtgaaagtGTAGGAACGACTACTTCATGGGATAGGAACAAACTTTGCAGGAGATGGAGTTTTGGTGAAAATCGaccacttttacatgtaaacagcaCATGGATTTATTTTCACTGCTGTAATAAATGAATCCTGTGTGCGACGAACGAATGTCACATTCtgaacaatagggaacttgcaatctagACTGaccatgctcagatgcaaaggactatgggattatctgtggttatcgtaatatcttatctggagctaccaatgaaataaacctcccacactcgtcaagctaaatatgaattgatcattcgtggttataaacaatttaaCAGCATTGTTTATACCCCggtaatactaattgattagtatttattaccacatttcccatggtgcaacattcaacatggcggtttgcaagttccctattgaagaCAGTCTTATTTTGAGTGAAGAGTTTGTAACATAAAGTAACAGATTTCTTATTTAAGTCTTATTGACTAAACTTTACATCTTTTTCTGAACTAACAAACATTGACATATAAATATGAACACTCAAAGTTATCATAGTGATGAATATTAAAAGGGTACATGAAtgcaaattttttaaatatcacagGTCGTGGTGCAGTAGTGTAGGTGTTCTTGGGATATTCATTTCACCATATGTGCCACCAACATTATATTTACACTAGTAATAGCATTCACTAATATTTACAGatatgtgagagagagagagagagagagagagagagagagagagagagagagagagagagagagagagagagagagagagagagagagagagagagagagagagagagagagagagagagagagagagagagagagagagagagagagagagagagagagagagagagagagagagtgtgtgtgtgtgtgtgtgtatcttcTTTGTCACAAAAGATAACTTTAGAAAGTGTAACGGGACTAAATATACTGTATTCAAGAAAATCGTATGTATTTCTTAAACGGAATCTAAGTAAACACTATGTTGTTTCTTATGAATTAACAGCTtaacatatttgtgtatatgAACAATTTGTAGTTTTTGGGAGAACAATGGTTAGGTGAATAGTCTAAATATGAATTCACAGTACTACAGTTTTTATGTAATTACCAAATTAGtcagaacattttttttgtaaacttgaGATTAAAACTGTGCACAAGCAAAATTAAATGCACTTGTATAACAATATTTCAGAATTAACATGCAAAAGGTTGACTGGACATAAAGTTACGATTTTACAATCTTTCTACCTAGTTCTAAGgttaaagtaaagtaaagagTTGATTGTGAGCTATGTAAATACACCATTAGTTACAAgaaaaaactaaaaacaaaagaacacacAGCTGGCCTGTGTACCAGAAATGGCAATAAAGTGTTCGCACCTGTCATTTTCCTTAAATGCATGctttatgttattgttattttagcCAGGACTTCAATATGTACAcagaattttgacattttaatgtCTGCTAATAATGTGtcatttttgtaattatatatatggtTATTATATAGTCGACATTTAGGCATAGATATAAGTTCAACAATCTGGATAGAACCGGACAATTTACCCTATTGCAAACAGGATGAACTGAATTACATATCAAAAGAGAAATATATATGGAAAgctgatgattttttttccttagcaaatgtgatacattttacaaacatattcaagttttggttatctctttcaaTACTTACACTTTGTTTTTCTCGTCAAAATACTGTTACCCAAGCTTTTTGAAATGCTGCATTTCAGcaaaaaatgtgtaaagaaaataaaaccccaGAATAGATCAGGTGTTATGGGTCACAGTAGACTgaattaaaattgaatatagTACTTTTCATGAAATTAAGCAACTTTTGTCACAAGGATGAGTTGTGATTTaccacatttcatttcatatgatttaccacatttcatttcatatgatGTACCACATTTGATTTCATGATTTACCACATATGATTTCATGATTTAtcacatttgatatcatatgATTTGCCACATTTGATTTCAGGATTTACCACATTTGATTTCATATGATTTAtcacatttgatatcatatgATTTGccacatttgatatcatatgatttatcacatttgatttcatatgatttatcacatttgatatcatatgATTTACCACATTTGATTTCATATGATTTACCACATTTCACTTCAAATAAATGCATTGTTTTCTAAATTGTTTAACTAAAACTGGGagatttcattgaaatgttaCTTTGGTTTATTTGTATCACCGTCTTAGTGAataataaattcagaaatttgttgcAGATATATATTCTTCTGTATTGCTACAAACAGTGGGAGTTAGTTGAACAGAGGTTAAGATTTCACTCAAATTTGTCTGTTTGTAAACATGATATCTAACAAAGTCATGGATTGCTTTCACTCTGGGAAAAGATTGCAAAGACCaaaagggaacttgcaatccagactgagcatgcccagatgcaaaggactatgggattatctgtggttattgtaataacttatctggagctaccgatgaaataaCACTCCCACAGTGGTCaagctaaatatgaa
The Glandiceps talaboti chromosome 6, keGlaTala1.1, whole genome shotgun sequence genome window above contains:
- the LOC144436726 gene encoding receptor tyrosine-protein kinase erbB-3-like, producing the protein MPHDSIRWAAPEVIESGIYSQASDVFSFGIVCYEVFNAFNLGTQYNEDIGLPYSHLSWSRILDFLQHGETLAQPNHCTEWCYRLMKKCWCYERIRRPHTSEITEVFRSTDGDEWNCPLLKRFKGERDGIYTKTVRPLPPLPTTPQPDSKRLASRFRIEEALENELQDAEFYEKGSIKHQRAENIDPEKPYGSSPLRVKHSRESQYDSRDTLSRSSVASSVISTNIGHTKQNPLYANQHTLVVTELRERNMNCRSPGFQSDESRKVPGVPALYPHGARPKTGKAPASNMARRRFYQDDLEPRYTKPPERDASENQRFSVSFDDPDYVLSIKEIPFDTQVIPDLSEGSTNRSYNQGNPVYAKIQKKEKKVSKQHMSVNNNQQHYRNRMSPATDDASSEVSAESTAGDNVLLFF